The following proteins are encoded in a genomic region of Streptomyces sp. NBC_01723:
- a CDS encoding OsmC family protein — translation MATTRSAHTVWEGNLLEGSGVVTFDSSGIGEQPVSWPSRAEQANGKTSPEELIAAAHSSCFSMALSHGLAGAGTPPTKLTTSADVTFQPGEGIKGIHLTVEGTVPGLDADAFTAAAEDAKKNCPVSQALTGTTITLTAKLA, via the coding sequence GTGGCAACCACGCGCTCCGCACACACCGTCTGGGAAGGCAACCTGCTCGAGGGCAGCGGTGTCGTCACCTTCGACTCGTCCGGCATCGGCGAGCAGCCGGTGTCGTGGCCGTCGCGCGCCGAGCAGGCGAACGGCAAGACCAGCCCCGAGGAGCTGATCGCCGCCGCCCACTCCAGCTGCTTCTCCATGGCGCTGTCGCACGGCCTGGCCGGCGCCGGCACCCCGCCCACCAAGCTCACCACCTCCGCCGACGTCACCTTCCAGCCCGGCGAGGGCATCAAGGGCATCCACCTCACCGTGGAGGGCACCGTCCCCGGCCTCGACGCCGACGCGTTCACCGCCGCCGCCGAGGACGCCAAGAAGAACTGCCCGGTCAGCCAGGCCCTGACCGGCACCACCATCACCCTCACCGCCAAGCTGGCCTGA
- the narI gene encoding respiratory nitrate reductase subunit gamma, protein MNVFLWGVLPYAAFALLIAGLVWRHRYDRFGWTTRSSQVYESKLLNIASPVFHYGILFVLVGHLIGLFVPASWTGAAGVSEHAYHLFSLYGGTLAGVLTVAGIGMLVYRRRTKAPVFRATTANDKFMYVFLLGAIVLGMIAKLSDTSGDGYDYRSTIAPWARSLFTLDPKVELMEGVPVLYHVHAVIGMILIALVPYTRLVHMFSAPLQYLTRPYVVYRSRDPRQLGSRPDRRGWERTGS, encoded by the coding sequence ATGAACGTCTTCCTCTGGGGCGTCCTGCCCTACGCCGCCTTCGCCCTGCTGATCGCGGGCCTGGTCTGGCGCCACCGCTACGACCGGTTCGGCTGGACGACCCGCTCCTCGCAGGTCTACGAGTCGAAGCTGCTGAACATCGCCTCGCCGGTCTTCCACTACGGCATTCTCTTCGTGCTGGTCGGCCACCTGATCGGGCTGTTCGTCCCGGCGTCCTGGACCGGGGCGGCCGGCGTCAGCGAACACGCCTACCACCTGTTCTCCCTGTACGGCGGCACCCTGGCCGGGGTCCTCACGGTCGCCGGGATCGGGATGCTGGTCTACCGGCGCCGCACCAAGGCCCCGGTCTTCCGCGCCACCACCGCCAACGACAAGTTCATGTACGTCTTCCTGCTCGGCGCGATCGTGCTCGGCATGATCGCCAAGCTCTCCGACACCTCCGGCGACGGCTACGACTACCGCAGCACCATCGCGCCCTGGGCCCGCAGCCTGTTCACCCTGGACCCGAAGGTGGAGCTGATGGAGGGCGTGCCGGTGCTGTACCACGTGCACGCGGTCATCGGCATGATCCTCATCGCCCTGGTCCCCTACACCCGGCTCGTGCACATGTTCAGCGCGCCGCTGCAGTACCTGACCCGCCCGTACGTGGTGTACCGGTCGCGCGACCCCAGACAGCTGGGGTCGCGCCCGGACCGGCGGGGCTGGGAGCGCACGGGCTCCTAG
- the narJ gene encoding nitrate reductase molybdenum cofactor assembly chaperone has translation MPGFEVLYQAAALCLTYPDDDFRDRLPLLREAAPQLRAFTDHAAVTPQGELQAHYVQVFDFRNRHSLYLSWWTDGDTRNRGMSLVRFKELYRAHGLEFTGEELPDFLPAVLEFVSRTGDIGMLTEHRAALDELRSRLTAFGTPYACVLDAVCATLPPAPMGARR, from the coding sequence ATGCCCGGGTTCGAGGTGCTGTACCAGGCGGCGGCGCTCTGCCTGACCTATCCCGACGACGACTTCCGCGACCGGCTGCCGCTGCTGCGCGAGGCCGCCCCGCAACTGCGGGCCTTCACCGACCACGCGGCCGTGACGCCCCAGGGCGAACTCCAGGCGCACTACGTGCAGGTCTTCGACTTCAGGAACCGGCACAGCCTGTACCTGAGCTGGTGGACCGACGGCGACACCCGCAACCGCGGGATGTCCCTGGTCCGCTTCAAGGAGCTGTACCGCGCCCACGGCCTGGAGTTCACCGGCGAGGAGCTGCCCGACTTCCTCCCGGCGGTGCTGGAGTTCGTCTCCCGCACCGGGGACATCGGCATGCTCACCGAACACCGCGCCGCCCTGGACGAGCTGCGCTCCCGGCTGACCGCCTTCGGCACGCCCTACGCCTGCGTGCTGGACGCCGTGTGCGCCACCCTGCCGCCCGCACCCATGGGAGCCCGCCGATGA
- the narH gene encoding nitrate reductase subunit beta, with the protein MRPMAQIAMVMNLDKCIGCHTCSVTCKQAWTNRRGMEYVWFNNVETRPGQGYPRRYEDQERWRGGWELNRRGALKLKAGGRIKKLAGIFSNPKLPEIKDYYEPWTYDYRNLTDAPLGDDYPVARPVSQLDGKPMKIGWSSNWDDDLGGAPAYGDLDPMVERTRQQVSDKVRFAYEETFMFYLPRICEHCLNPSCVASCPSGAMYKRSEDGIVLVDQDRCRGWRMCVTGCPYKKVYFNHRTGKAEKCTFCYPRIEIGQPTVCSETCVGRLRYLGVVLYDADKVTEAAETPNERDLYEAQLGLFLDPEDPAVRRAAEEAGIPFDWIEAARRSPVHALVSRYRVALPLHPEYRTMPMVWYIPPLSPVVDALTETGHDGEDADNLFGAIDTLRIPLEYLAELFTAGDVGPVRASLEKLAAMRAHMRSVNLGEDPDPAVCAGVGMRPEEIQDMYRLLALAKYEERYVIPTAAVGDAHRLEASALPDTCSLDTDGGPGMGGDGPFGQDSGRRMLPLVPVENFHILRRRQTADDEREA; encoded by the coding sequence ATGCGCCCGATGGCCCAGATCGCCATGGTCATGAACCTCGACAAGTGCATCGGCTGCCACACCTGCTCGGTCACCTGCAAGCAGGCGTGGACCAACCGGCGGGGCATGGAGTACGTCTGGTTCAACAACGTCGAGACCCGCCCCGGCCAGGGCTACCCGCGCCGCTACGAGGACCAGGAGCGCTGGCGCGGCGGATGGGAACTGAACCGGCGCGGCGCGCTGAAGCTGAAGGCGGGCGGCCGGATCAAGAAGCTCGCCGGGATCTTCTCCAACCCGAAGCTGCCGGAGATCAAGGACTACTACGAACCCTGGACGTACGACTACAGGAACCTCACCGACGCCCCGCTCGGCGACGACTACCCGGTCGCGCGGCCGGTCTCGCAGCTCGACGGCAAACCGATGAAGATCGGCTGGTCCTCGAACTGGGACGACGACCTGGGCGGCGCGCCCGCCTACGGCGACCTGGACCCGATGGTGGAGCGGACCCGCCAACAGGTGTCGGACAAGGTGAGGTTCGCGTACGAAGAGACGTTCATGTTCTACCTGCCGCGCATCTGCGAGCACTGCCTCAACCCGTCGTGCGTGGCGTCCTGCCCGTCCGGGGCGATGTACAAGCGCTCGGAGGACGGCATCGTCCTGGTCGACCAGGACCGCTGCCGGGGCTGGCGGATGTGTGTGACCGGCTGCCCGTACAAGAAGGTGTACTTCAACCACCGCACCGGCAAGGCGGAGAAGTGCACCTTCTGCTACCCCCGCATCGAGATCGGCCAGCCGACGGTCTGCTCGGAGACCTGCGTGGGGCGGCTGCGGTACCTGGGGGTGGTGCTGTACGACGCCGACAAGGTGACCGAGGCCGCCGAGACGCCGAACGAACGTGACCTGTACGAGGCGCAGTTGGGGCTCTTCCTCGACCCGGAGGACCCGGCGGTGCGGCGGGCGGCCGAGGAGGCGGGGATCCCGTTCGACTGGATCGAGGCGGCCCGGCGCTCCCCCGTGCACGCGCTGGTCAGCAGGTACCGGGTGGCGCTCCCGCTGCATCCGGAGTACCGCACGATGCCGATGGTCTGGTACATCCCGCCGCTGTCGCCGGTGGTGGACGCGCTGACGGAGACCGGGCACGACGGTGAGGACGCGGACAACCTGTTCGGCGCGATCGACACCCTGCGCATCCCGCTGGAGTACCTCGCGGAGCTGTTCACCGCGGGGGACGTGGGCCCGGTGCGGGCGTCGCTGGAGAAGCTGGCGGCGATGCGCGCCCACATGCGGTCGGTCAACCTCGGGGAGGATCCCGACCCGGCGGTCTGCGCGGGTGTCGGCATGCGCCCCGAGGAGATCCAGGACATGTACCGGCTGCTGGCGCTCGCCAAGTACGAGGAGCGGTACGTGATCCCGACGGCGGCCGTCGGGGACGCGCACCGGCTGGAGGCGTCGGCGCTGCCGGACACGTGCAGCCTCGACACCGACGGCGGGCCCGGCATGGGCGGTGACGGGCCGTTCGGCCAGGACTCGGGACGCAGGATGCTGCCGCTGGTGCCGGTGGAGAACTTCCACATCCTGCGCAGGCGGCAGACCGCGGACGACGAGAGGGAGGCCTGA